The following are encoded in a window of Saccharothrix longispora genomic DNA:
- a CDS encoding PAS domain-containing protein, which translates to MSPGIEQATTNEEPAVLQQLEDFFVNAPLGLQITDNDGTVRSANIAMLQIVGALDRREEFVGRNFADFFADPDLAGSLRDRVAGGARLNNVEAALRTADGSTCDVLIDVSGRFVAGEWVATRWFVRRRLISQLPSVNPHMEVHGAPGTNEDAFIWGAQLVNHDADDVLAGLGQEEKQARLEELEDFFEGAPAGVHFVGFNGLILRANRMELELLGYQDHRDEYVGHHVRKIHSNKAIVEDLLRRLVEGEPVINFRARLLRKDGESEPVIIYSGLRLKDGRFENTRCFLFSDHDPDAELTVPSGFGWPRND; encoded by the coding sequence GTGAGTCCAGGTATCGAGCAGGCCACGACGAACGAGGAGCCGGCCGTGCTCCAGCAGTTGGAGGACTTCTTCGTCAACGCCCCCCTGGGGCTGCAGATCACCGACAACGACGGCACGGTGCGCTCCGCCAACATCGCGATGCTGCAGATCGTGGGTGCGCTGGACCGGCGGGAGGAGTTCGTCGGCCGGAACTTCGCCGACTTCTTCGCCGACCCCGACCTGGCCGGGTCGCTGCGGGACCGGGTCGCCGGCGGTGCCCGGCTGAACAACGTCGAAGCGGCTCTGCGCACCGCGGACGGCTCGACGTGCGACGTGCTGATCGACGTGTCCGGACGGTTCGTCGCCGGCGAGTGGGTGGCGACCCGGTGGTTCGTGCGCCGGCGGCTGATCTCGCAGCTGCCCAGCGTGAACCCGCACATGGAGGTGCACGGCGCGCCGGGGACCAACGAGGACGCCTTCATCTGGGGCGCCCAGCTGGTCAACCACGACGCGGACGACGTGCTCGCCGGTCTCGGCCAGGAGGAGAAGCAGGCCCGGCTGGAGGAGCTGGAGGACTTCTTCGAGGGCGCGCCCGCCGGGGTGCACTTCGTCGGGTTCAACGGCCTCATCCTCCGGGCCAACCGGATGGAACTGGAACTGCTGGGCTACCAGGACCACCGCGACGAGTACGTCGGCCACCACGTCCGCAAGATCCACTCGAACAAGGCGATCGTCGAGGACCTGCTGCGCAGGCTGGTCGAGGGCGAACCGGTGATCAACTTCCGGGCGCGGCTGCTGCGCAAGGACGGCGAGTCCGAGCCGGTGATCATCTACTCCGGTCTGCGGCTCAAGGACGGCCGGTTCGAGAACACCCGCTGCTTCCTGTTCTCCGACCACGACCCGGACGCCGAGCTCACCGTTCCGAGCGGTTTCGGCTGGCCACGCAACGACTGA
- a CDS encoding GAF domain-containing protein, translating to MGTFTTPGTPGTPATSSTSSTQETWGVAIRYIVGRKSAEEALGFLAHCGAALSGTVDLDVSLREVARAGVAFLADVSRISLVEGGVPAETVTEHVAGLDPAVVARQLAFLDDGAAGSGDRTPDVLAEGHPVVYAESGGSATEESRSDAAELGVLSALLIPLSVRGRLVGTLTLVRAGARKKTGFGPSDVALAGELGRQVAMAVEVARLHRALAER from the coding sequence ATGGGCACATTCACCACACCCGGCACACCGGGTACACCCGCCACGTCGAGCACGTCGAGCACCCAGGAGACCTGGGGCGTGGCGATCCGCTACATCGTCGGCCGCAAGTCCGCCGAGGAGGCGCTCGGTTTCCTCGCGCACTGCGGAGCGGCGCTGTCCGGCACCGTCGACCTCGACGTCTCGCTGCGGGAGGTGGCGCGGGCGGGCGTGGCGTTCCTCGCCGACGTCAGCCGCATCTCCCTGGTGGAGGGGGGAGTCCCCGCCGAGACGGTCACCGAGCACGTCGCCGGCCTCGATCCCGCCGTGGTGGCACGCCAACTGGCGTTCCTCGACGACGGCGCGGCGGGAAGCGGTGACCGGACACCCGACGTGCTGGCCGAGGGCCACCCGGTCGTCTACGCCGAGTCGGGCGGCAGCGCCACGGAGGAGTCGCGGAGCGACGCGGCGGAACTCGGCGTGCTCTCGGCGCTGCTGATCCCGCTCTCGGTGCGCGGCCGGCTGGTCGGGACGCTGACGCTGGTGCGCGCCGGAGCCCGGAAGAAGACCGGGTTCGGCCCGTCCGACGTCGCGCTCGCGGGCGAACTCGGGCGGCAGGTCGCCATGGCGGTGGAGGTAGCCCGACTGCACCGGGCGCTGGCCGAGCGATGA